A portion of the Hydractinia symbiolongicarpus strain clone_291-10 chromosome 10, HSymV2.1, whole genome shotgun sequence genome contains these proteins:
- the LOC130612052 gene encoding uncharacterized protein LOC130612052 → MSTGCCPIGSEPALAADYTPKGNEENVDGLTCYVTGSGDKAIVVYYDVFGFNGGRIRLICDQLAEAGFFVVLPDIYHGDAWVAGKPMDGLMEWLKHFPWETMIKDDTAKVLNFMESKSVKYIGCLGFCAGAWEVFHLCQNEKIKCGASMHPSVHIGQVFGDNVEELAESVISPQLLYPAGADSDFYKTGGRVNEILKRKFGDGFVFKEFSEMNHGWVTRGDLSKPAVARDVKLAMEGGVEFFKKHL, encoded by the coding sequence ATGTCTACTGGATGTTGTCCAATTGGTAGTGAACCTGCATTAGCAGCTGACTACACTCCGAAGGGGAACGAAGAAAATGTTGATGGGCTTACATGTTATGTGACTGGCTCTGGAGATAAAGCGATAGTAGTGTACTATGATGTATTTGGGTTTAACGGTGGTCGCATACGGTTGATCTGTGACCAACTTGCCGAGGCTGGTTTTTTTGTGGTTTTGCCGGATATTTACCATGGTGACGCATGGGTTGCAGGTAAACCAATGGACGGGCTTATGGAATGGCTAAAACATTTCCCATGGGAGACTATGATTAAAGATGACACcgctaaagttttaaattttatggaaaGTAAAAGCGTGAAATATATTGGCTGTCTCGGTTTTTGCGCAGGCGCATGGGAGGTATTTCACTTGTGTCAAAATGAGAAGATAAAGTGCGGTGCATCAATGCATCCCAGCGTGCATATTGGTCAAGTCTTTGGAGATAATGTGGAAGAGCTAGCTGAGTCAGTAATATCACCTCAATTGTTATATCCAGCTGGTGCGGACTCTGACTTTTATAAAACGGGTGGTAGAGTGAATGAAATACTAAAACGAAAGTTTGGTGatggttttgtttttaaagaattttccgAAATGAACCACGGGTGGGTAACTCGTGGAGATCTGTCGAAACCAGCTGTGGCGAGAGATGTGAAGCTAGCCATGGAGGGTGGtgtggaattttttaaaaagcatctttaa